One region of Pseudomonas sp. B21-040 genomic DNA includes:
- a CDS encoding efflux transporter outer membrane subunit, whose product MTDRSLIHLAAPLAAARGSRLLSLALCAAMLSACAVGPDYQRPQAAAPVQYKEAAGWRQASPSDSLARGAWWELYGDQQLNGLIEKLNSSNQTVAQSEAQYRQAQALVRSARGAFFPTVDLTVGKNRSSQGTGSSNSSLTSSSSGIRDTYTAQAGVSWEADVWGKLRRGLEADTANAQASYADLAAMRLSQQSELVQNYLQLRVIDEQKRLLEATVEAYQRSLTMTENQYRAGVSGRDAVAQAQTQLKSTQADMVDLIWQRAQFENAIAVLIGLPPAEFSLAETTTFPTLPEVPVGLPSQLLERRPDIASAERSVMAANANIGVAKAAYYPDFTLSMNGGYSSSTYSNWISVPNRFWSVGPQLAMTLFDGGQRSAEVDRSEAAYDETVAKYRQTVLDGFREVENYLVQLKVLEQEAGVRQEALEAARISLRLTQNQYKAGLIAYLDVVVVQATALSNERNVLDLLQSRLIASVQLIAALGGGWDGALQVSENQ is encoded by the coding sequence ATGACTGACCGTTCGCTTATCCATCTGGCCGCCCCGCTGGCCGCTGCCCGAGGCTCGCGTTTGCTGAGCCTGGCGCTGTGCGCGGCAATGCTCAGCGCATGTGCCGTGGGCCCGGATTATCAGCGCCCGCAAGCGGCCGCGCCGGTGCAGTACAAGGAAGCGGCGGGGTGGCGTCAGGCCAGCCCCAGCGATTCCCTGGCACGCGGTGCCTGGTGGGAGTTGTATGGCGATCAGCAGCTCAATGGCCTGATCGAAAAACTCAACAGCTCCAACCAGACCGTGGCCCAGTCCGAGGCACAATACCGCCAGGCACAAGCCTTGGTGCGCAGTGCCCGCGGGGCGTTTTTTCCGACGGTTGATTTGACCGTCGGTAAAAACCGCTCCAGCCAGGGCACCGGCAGCAGCAATTCGAGCCTGACCAGCTCCTCCAGCGGTATTCGTGACACCTACACCGCCCAGGCCGGTGTCAGTTGGGAAGCGGACGTGTGGGGCAAATTACGCCGAGGCCTTGAAGCCGACACCGCCAACGCCCAGGCAAGCTATGCCGACCTGGCTGCCATGCGTCTGAGTCAGCAGTCGGAGCTGGTGCAGAACTACCTGCAATTGCGCGTGATCGATGAACAGAAGCGCTTGCTTGAAGCGACGGTCGAGGCTTATCAGCGTTCGCTGACAATGACCGAAAACCAATACCGCGCCGGTGTGTCCGGGCGAGACGCGGTGGCGCAGGCGCAGACTCAACTCAAAAGCACGCAGGCAGACATGGTTGACCTGATCTGGCAGCGCGCCCAGTTCGAGAACGCCATCGCTGTATTGATCGGGCTGCCCCCGGCCGAGTTTAGTCTGGCGGAAACCACCACCTTTCCGACCTTGCCCGAAGTGCCGGTGGGCCTGCCTTCGCAATTGCTGGAACGTCGCCCGGACATCGCTTCCGCCGAGCGTTCGGTGATGGCGGCCAACGCCAACATCGGCGTGGCCAAGGCAGCCTATTACCCGGATTTCACCTTGAGCATGAACGGCGGGTATAGCAGCAGCACCTATTCCAACTGGATCAGCGTACCCAATCGCTTCTGGTCGGTCGGACCGCAGTTGGCAATGACCTTGTTTGATGGCGGCCAGCGTTCGGCCGAAGTCGATCGCAGCGAAGCCGCCTACGACGAGACGGTGGCCAAGTACCGCCAGACCGTGCTCGATGGCTTCCGTGAAGTGGAAAACTACCTGGTGCAGCTCAAGGTGCTGGAGCAGGAAGCCGGCGTGCGCCAGGAAGCGCTGGAGGCAGCGCGTATCTCGTTGCGCCTGACCCAGAATCAGTACAAGGCCGGTTTGATTGCTTATCTGGATGTGGTGGTGGTTCAAGCCACGGCACTGAGTAACGAGCGCAACGTGCTGGATTTATTGCAGAGCCGGTTGATTGCCAGCGTGCAATTGATTGCCGCGCTGGGTGGCGGTTGGGACGGGGCGTTGCAGGTCAGCGAAAACCAGTAG
- a CDS encoding efflux RND transporter permease subunit produces MNLSGPFIKRPVATMLLSLAIMLLGGVSFGLLPVSPLPQMDFPVIVVQASLPGASPEVMASTVATPLERSFGTIAGVNTMSSRSSQGSTRVILQFDLDRDINGAAREVQAAINASRNLLPSGMRSMPTYKKVNPSQAPIMVLSLTSDVLEKGQLYDLASTILSQSLSQVQGVGEVQIGGSSLPAVRIELEPQALNQYGVALDDVRNTIANANVRRPKGSVEDGERLWQVQANDQLEKAKDYESLIIHYNGGAALRLKDVAKVSDGVEDRYNSGFFNDDAAVLLVINRQAGANIIETVNEIKAQLPALQAVLPASVKLNLAMDRSPVIKATLHEAEMTLLIAVTLVILVVFLFLGNFRASLIPTLAVPVSLVGTFAVMYLYGFSLNNLSLMALILATGLVVDDAIVVLENISRHIDEGVPPMKAAYLGAQEVGFTLLSMNVSLVAVFLSILFMGGIIESLFREFSITLAASIVVSLVVSLTLTPMLCARWLKPHTPGQENRLQRWSQRANEWMVGKYATSLDWVLRHRRLTLLSLFVTIGVNIALYVVVPKTFLPQQDTGQLIGFVRGDDGLSFSVMQPKMETFRRAVLKDDAVESVAGFIGGSNGTNNAFMLVRLKPIKERNISAQKVIERLRKEMPKVPGAQLMLMADQDLQFGGGREQTSSQYSYILQSGDLGALREWYPKVVTALKALPELTAIDAREGRGAQQVTLIVDRDQAKRLGVDMDMVTSVLNNAYSQRQISTIYDSLNQYQVVMEVNPKYAQDPITLKQVQVITADGARIPLSTIAHYERSLENDRVSHEGQFASESLSFDMAEGVTVEQGAAAIERAIATLGLPEDVIAKMAGTADAFAATQKSQPWMILGALLAVYLVLGVLYESYIHPLTILSTLPSAGVGALLSIYALGGEFSLISLLGLFLLIGVVKKNAILMIDLALQLERHQGLAPLESIRSACLQRLRPILMTTLAAILGAVPLLLSRAEGAEMRQPLGLTIIGGLIFSQVLTLYTTPVVYLYLDKLRHRFNKWRGVRTDAALETPL; encoded by the coding sequence ATGAACCTGTCCGGACCTTTCATCAAGCGCCCGGTCGCGACGATGTTGCTGAGCCTGGCGATCATGTTGCTGGGCGGCGTGAGTTTCGGCCTGTTGCCGGTGTCACCGCTGCCTCAGATGGATTTCCCGGTGATCGTGGTGCAGGCCAGTCTGCCCGGCGCGAGTCCCGAGGTCATGGCCTCGACCGTGGCTACGCCGCTGGAGCGGTCCTTTGGCACCATCGCCGGGGTCAACACCATGAGCAGCCGCTCCAGTCAGGGCTCGACCCGGGTGATCCTGCAATTTGACCTCGACCGCGACATCAACGGTGCGGCCCGGGAAGTGCAAGCCGCGATCAACGCCTCGCGCAACCTGCTGCCGAGCGGGATGCGCAGCATGCCGACCTACAAAAAGGTCAACCCGTCCCAGGCACCGATCATGGTGTTGTCGCTGACGTCGGACGTGCTGGAAAAGGGCCAACTCTACGATCTGGCCTCGACGATCCTGTCCCAGAGCCTGTCACAAGTGCAGGGCGTGGGCGAAGTGCAGATCGGCGGCAGTTCGTTGCCGGCGGTGCGTATCGAACTCGAGCCGCAGGCGCTCAATCAGTACGGCGTGGCGCTGGATGATGTGCGCAACACCATCGCCAATGCCAACGTGCGTCGGCCCAAGGGCTCGGTCGAAGACGGCGAGCGGTTGTGGCAAGTGCAGGCCAACGATCAGCTGGAAAAAGCCAAGGATTACGAGTCGCTCATCATCCACTACAACGGCGGTGCAGCCTTGCGTCTGAAGGATGTGGCCAAGGTCAGCGATGGCGTCGAGGACCGCTACAACAGCGGCTTCTTCAACGACGACGCGGCGGTGTTGCTGGTGATCAACCGTCAGGCGGGCGCCAACATCATCGAGACGGTCAACGAGATCAAGGCGCAGCTGCCGGCGTTGCAGGCGGTGCTGCCGGCCAGTGTCAAGCTGAACCTGGCGATGGACCGTTCGCCGGTGATCAAGGCGACCCTGCACGAAGCGGAAATGACCCTGCTGATCGCGGTGACGCTGGTGATTCTGGTGGTCTTCCTGTTCCTCGGTAACTTCCGTGCCTCGCTGATTCCGACACTGGCGGTCCCGGTGTCGCTGGTGGGCACCTTTGCGGTGATGTACCTCTATGGCTTCTCGCTGAATAACCTGTCGCTGATGGCGCTGATCCTGGCCACCGGTCTGGTGGTCGACGACGCCATCGTTGTACTGGAGAACATCTCCCGGCACATCGACGAAGGCGTGCCACCGATGAAGGCCGCGTACCTGGGCGCCCAGGAAGTCGGCTTTACCTTGCTGTCGATGAACGTTTCATTGGTCGCGGTGTTCCTGTCGATCCTGTTCATGGGCGGCATCATTGAAAGCCTGTTCCGTGAGTTTTCCATCACCCTGGCAGCGTCCATCGTCGTGTCGCTGGTGGTTTCGCTGACGCTGACGCCGATGCTCTGCGCCCGCTGGCTGAAGCCGCATACGCCGGGCCAGGAAAACCGTTTGCAGCGCTGGAGCCAGCGCGCCAACGAATGGATGGTCGGCAAATACGCGACGAGCCTGGACTGGGTATTGCGCCACCGCCGATTGACCTTGCTCAGCCTGTTTGTGACGATCGGAGTGAATATCGCGTTGTACGTGGTGGTGCCCAAGACGTTTTTGCCGCAGCAGGATACCGGTCAGCTCATCGGTTTCGTGCGCGGTGACGACGGTCTGTCGTTCAGCGTGATGCAGCCGAAAATGGAAACCTTCCGCCGCGCCGTGCTCAAGGACGACGCGGTGGAAAGCGTCGCCGGGTTCATTGGCGGCAGCAACGGCACCAATAACGCGTTCATGCTGGTGCGCCTGAAACCGATCAAGGAACGCAACATTTCCGCGCAAAAAGTCATCGAGCGCCTGCGCAAGGAAATGCCCAAGGTCCCTGGCGCACAGTTAATGCTGATGGCGGACCAGGACCTGCAATTTGGCGGCGGTCGCGAACAGACGTCGTCGCAGTATTCCTACATCCTGCAAAGCGGTGATCTGGGCGCGTTACGCGAGTGGTATCCAAAAGTCGTCACCGCGCTCAAGGCGCTGCCGGAGTTGACGGCGATTGACGCTCGGGAAGGTCGTGGTGCGCAACAAGTCACGCTGATTGTCGATCGCGATCAGGCCAAGCGCCTGGGCGTCGACATGGACATGGTCACCTCGGTGCTTAACAACGCCTATAGCCAGCGGCAAATCTCGACGATTTACGACAGCCTCAACCAATATCAGGTGGTGATGGAGGTCAATCCGAAATACGCACAGGACCCGATCACCCTCAAACAGGTGCAGGTGATTACAGCCGATGGCGCACGGATTCCGTTGTCGACCATCGCCCATTACGAAAGAAGCCTGGAAAACGACCGGGTCAGCCACGAAGGCCAGTTTGCCTCCGAAAGCCTGTCGTTCGACATGGCCGAAGGCGTGACGGTAGAGCAGGGCGCCGCAGCCATCGAAAGGGCGATTGCCACGCTCGGACTTCCCGAAGACGTGATCGCGAAAATGGCGGGCACCGCCGATGCGTTCGCCGCGACCCAGAAGAGCCAGCCGTGGATGATTCTCGGCGCGCTGTTGGCGGTCTATCTGGTGTTGGGTGTGCTGTATGAAAGCTACATTCATCCGCTGACGATTCTGTCGACCTTGCCGTCGGCCGGGGTCGGTGCATTGCTCTCGATCTACGCGCTGGGCGGCGAGTTCAGTTTGATTTCGCTGCTGGGCCTGTTCCTGCTGATTGGCGTGGTGAAGAAAAACGCCATCCTGATGATCGACCTCGCGCTGCAACTTGAACGCCATCAAGGCCTGGCACCGCTGGAGTCGATTCGCAGTGCTTGCCTGCAACGCCTGCGACCGATCCTGATGACCACGCTGGCGGCGATCCTCGGTGCCGTGCCGTTGCTGCTGAGCCGTGCCGAAGGTGCGGAAATGCGCCAGCCACTGGGCCTGACCATCATCGGCGGGCTGATTTTCAGCCAGGTGCTGACCCTTTACACCACGCCTGTGGTTTACCTCTATCTCGACAAACTGCGCCATCGCTTCAATAAATGGCGTGGGGTACGTACCGATGCTGCTTTGGAAACTCCGCTATGA
- a CDS encoding MdtB/MuxB family multidrug efflux RND transporter permease subunit produces the protein MNISRLFILRPVATTLSMLAIVLAGLIAYRLLPVSALPQVDYPTIRVMTLYPGASPDVMTSAVTAPLERQFGQMPGLTQMASTSSGGASVLTLRFSLDINMDVAEQQVQAAINAATNLLPKDLPAPPVYNKVNPADTPVLTLAITSKTMLLPKLNDLVDTRMAQKIAQISGVGMVSIAGGQRQAVRIKVNPEALAANGLNLSDVRTLIGASNVNQPKGNFDGPTRVSMLDANDQLTSPKDYANLILAYANGAPLRLKDVAEIVDGAENERLAAWANENQAVLLNIQRQPGANVIEVVDRIKALLPSITDNLPAGLDVTVLTDRTQTIRASVKDVQHELLIAIALVVMVTFLFLRRASATIIPSIAVPLSLIGTFGVMYLAGFSVNNLTLMALTIATGFVVDDAIVMLENISRFIEEGDSPLNAALKGAKQIGFTLISLTLSLIAVLIPLLFMADVVGRLFREFAITLAVAILISLVVSLTLTPMMCARLLKREPKEEEQGRFYRASGAAIDWMIAAYGRKLQWVLKHQPLTLMVAVGTLALTVFLYMVVPKGFFPVQDTGVIQGISEAPQSISFAAMSDRQQALAKVILADPAVESLSSYIGVDGDNSTLNSGRLLINLKSHSNRDVGATEVIARLQPEVNKLVGIRLFMQPVQDLTIEDRVSRTQYQFSMSSPDAELLSRWSGRLVEALAQRPELTDVASDLQDKGLQVYLVIDRDAASRVGVSVSNITDALYDAFGQRQISTIYTQASQYRVVLQSQSGEKIGPDALNQIHVKTTDGGQVRLSSLAHIEERQAQLAITHIGQFPAVMMSFNLAPGVALGHAVEIIDQVQKDIGMPIGVQTQFQGAAEAFQASLSSTLLLILAAVVTMYIVLGVLYESYIHPITILSTLPSAAVGALLALILSGNDLGMIAIIGIILLIGIVKKNAIMMIDFALDAERNQGIDPETAIYQAALLRFRPILMTTLAALFGAVPLMLATGSGAELRQPLGLVMVGGLLLSQVLTLFTTPVIYLYFDRLGRRWGRKSEAVEAVEQP, from the coding sequence AGTCTCGACATCAACATGGACGTCGCCGAACAGCAGGTGCAAGCCGCGATCAACGCCGCCACCAATTTGCTGCCCAAGGACCTGCCGGCACCGCCGGTTTACAACAAGGTCAACCCGGCGGACACCCCGGTGCTGACCCTGGCCATTACCTCCAAAACCATGTTGTTACCCAAGCTCAATGACCTGGTTGACACGCGCATGGCGCAGAAAATCGCCCAGATCAGCGGCGTCGGCATGGTCAGCATTGCCGGGGGCCAGCGCCAGGCGGTGCGGATCAAGGTCAACCCCGAGGCCCTGGCGGCCAACGGTCTGAACTTGTCGGATGTGCGCACGCTGATCGGCGCCTCCAACGTCAACCAACCCAAAGGCAACTTCGACGGCCCGACCCGGGTGTCGATGCTCGATGCCAACGATCAACTGACTTCGCCCAAGGATTACGCCAACCTCATTCTGGCCTACGCCAACGGTGCGCCGTTGCGACTCAAGGATGTCGCGGAAATCGTCGACGGCGCCGAAAACGAACGCCTGGCGGCGTGGGCCAATGAAAACCAGGCCGTGCTGCTCAACATTCAGCGCCAGCCCGGTGCCAACGTCATTGAAGTGGTCGACCGGATCAAGGCTTTGCTGCCAAGCATCACCGACAACCTGCCGGCCGGCCTCGACGTCACGGTACTGACCGACCGCACCCAAACCATTCGCGCCTCGGTCAAGGACGTGCAGCATGAATTGCTGATCGCCATCGCATTGGTGGTGATGGTTACTTTCCTGTTTCTGCGCCGCGCCAGTGCCACGATCATTCCTTCGATTGCCGTGCCGCTGTCGTTGATCGGTACGTTCGGCGTGATGTACCTCGCCGGTTTCTCGGTGAATAACCTGACCCTGATGGCACTGACCATCGCCACCGGTTTTGTGGTGGACGATGCGATCGTGATGCTGGAGAACATTTCCCGGTTTATAGAAGAGGGCGACAGCCCGCTGAATGCAGCGCTCAAGGGCGCGAAGCAAATCGGTTTCACCCTGATTTCCCTGACGCTGTCGCTGATCGCGGTACTGATTCCGCTGCTGTTCATGGCTGACGTGGTGGGGCGCCTGTTCCGGGAGTTTGCGATCACCCTGGCGGTGGCGATCCTGATTTCGCTGGTGGTGTCCCTGACCCTGACGCCAATGATGTGCGCGCGTTTGCTCAAGCGTGAACCCAAGGAAGAAGAGCAGGGCCGTTTCTACCGGGCCAGCGGCGCGGCGATTGACTGGATGATCGCCGCTTACGGGCGCAAATTGCAGTGGGTGCTCAAGCACCAGCCACTGACGTTGATGGTGGCCGTCGGCACCCTGGCGTTGACCGTATTCCTTTACATGGTGGTGCCCAAAGGCTTCTTCCCGGTGCAGGACACCGGGGTGATCCAGGGGATTTCCGAGGCGCCGCAGTCGATTTCCTTCGCGGCCATGAGTGACCGTCAGCAAGCGCTGGCCAAGGTGATCCTTGCCGACCCGGCGGTTGAAAGCCTGTCGTCCTACATTGGTGTGGACGGTGACAACTCGACGCTGAACAGCGGTCGCCTGCTGATCAACCTCAAGTCCCACAGCAATCGTGACGTGGGCGCAACCGAGGTGATTGCACGCCTGCAACCTGAAGTGAACAAGCTGGTAGGCATTCGCCTGTTCATGCAGCCGGTGCAGGACTTGACCATCGAAGACCGCGTCAGCCGCACCCAATACCAGTTCAGCATGTCATCGCCAGATGCAGAGCTGCTGAGCCGGTGGAGCGGGCGCCTCGTCGAAGCGCTGGCCCAACGACCCGAGCTGACCGACGTTGCCAGCGACTTGCAGGACAAGGGTTTGCAGGTCTATCTGGTGATCGACCGTGATGCCGCTTCGCGGGTCGGGGTGTCGGTGTCGAACATCACCGATGCGCTGTACGACGCTTTTGGCCAGCGGCAGATTTCGACCATCTACACCCAGGCCAGCCAGTACCGCGTGGTGCTGCAATCGCAGTCCGGGGAGAAGATCGGCCCGGATGCGCTGAATCAGATTCACGTGAAAACCACCGACGGCGGGCAAGTCCGCCTGTCCAGCCTCGCGCACATCGAAGAGCGTCAGGCGCAACTGGCAATCACCCACATCGGCCAGTTCCCGGCGGTGATGATGTCGTTCAACCTGGCACCGGGCGTGGCGCTGGGGCATGCCGTCGAGATCATCGACCAGGTGCAGAAAGACATCGGCATGCCGATTGGCGTGCAGACGCAGTTCCAGGGCGCGGCCGAGGCGTTCCAGGCCTCGCTGTCGAGCACCTTGCTGCTGATTCTGGCGGCGGTGGTGACCATGTACATCGTGCTCGGCGTGTTGTACGAGAGCTACATCCACCCGATCACCATTCTCTCGACCTTGCCTTCGGCGGCGGTCGGCGCGTTGCTGGCCTTGATCCTGAGCGGCAATGACCTGGGCATGATCGCGATCATCGGCATCATTTTGCTGATCGGCATCGTGAAGAAAAACGCGATCATGATGATCGACTTCGCCCTCGATGCAGAGCGCAATCAGGGCATCGACCCGGAAACCGCGATCTATCAAGCCGCGTTGCTTCGTTTTCGGCCCATTCTGATGACCACCTTGGCGGCGTTGTTCGGCGCCGTGCCGCTGATGCTGGCCACTGGTTCCGGCGCGGAATTACGTCAACCGCTGGGGTTGGTGATGGTCGGTGGTTTGCTGCTGAGTCAGGTGCTGACCTTGTTCACCACGCCCGTCATCTACTTGTACTTCGATCGCCTCGGTCGGCGCTGGGGCCGTAAGTCTGAAGCCGTGGAAGCGGTAGAGCAGCCATGA